The genomic segment TTCTCAATCAAAGTTGCATGCTATTCACGTCGAAAGTTACCACTTTTGCGTCTTTTCAAGTTATTACACTTCCATCcttgaactaaataaaaaaaaaatgcttgtaTTGCAATTAAGGaaacaataatttcataaaacatTCCATAGTTCAATGAGAGACTGAGTTCTCAATCAAAGTTGCATGCTATTCACGTCAAAAGTTACTACTTTCACGCCTTTTCAAGTTATTACACTTCCATccttaaactaaataaaaaaacatgcttgTATTGCAATTAAGGAAACAATTATTTCATAACACATTCCATTGTTCAATGAGAAACTGAGTTCTCAATCAAAGTCTCATGTCTACTTTCACGCCTTTTCAAGTTATAACATTTCCATCcttgaactaaataaaaaaacatgtttgtattGCAATTAAGGAAACAACAATTTCATAACACATTATATAGTTCAATGAGAAACTGAGTTCTCAATCAAAGTCTCACGTCGAAAGTTACTACTTCCGCGCCTTTTCAAGTTATTAAATTTCCATCCttgaactaaataaaataaaataaaaaacacgcTTGTAACAGTTAAAAGATTACCATTTAACTCAAGCATTATTTTCTAACTTTAGGGAGTAAAGCAAGCCCTCGAACTTACCATAGTACTCATGTTACTACATCGGAAGAAATCttcattttcattgttttcatcAATGTCCTCATCGAAAGCACGCAGCAACTCCTCCACGTCGCTCTTCTTTACAATTGACTCATTCATGTTGCATCTCTCCCCTTCCCATTTATGAATAAGCCACAACTTCTCTGCAAGCTGATGCTTATTTTCCTCATGATTCTCAAGCCAACAAACCAAATTCTGTGGATCCTTGAGCCAGCTCTCATCCACTCTTGTCGTCGAACTCAAAGCACGAAACCTGGCGACCTGTTCAGATTCCATAAACACATTCCCTTCAGATCTACACCCCTCCTTATCTTCTGATCTATACTGTGCCTTACCTTCTGACCCATAACTCTCAGAACTCAAAATCACCATGCTTCTCAGCGTTTTAGGCCGATGGCATaatattacaagaaaaaaggaCAACATCAGAGAGCTCTTGCCGTTTCCAATATACATCATGTTTGATTCAGGGAAAGAAATCTCCCCATCAGCACTTAACAACGACCCAATGTCAAAGGCTGTACACATACGAGTGTGCATTTTATCATTCATGTCCACAGACTTCAGCAGGAACTTGAAGCTACGCCTGCGAGATACTCCATAATAACAAGGGAGTAGTGAAGGGCAAAGGCAGAGCTTAATTTCAAGAGCTTTCAGATTAACAAACACTTTCATGAGGGCAGGGATTGTTGATTGCAGAATGTGGTAATGTGATTTCCAGCATGGGAGATACTGACCAGCCTCGCCCGGATACGAGAATCTAAGGAAGATTGTGTCAACTTTGGTGACAAGGCATTGCAAGCGCTTGCAAACTGACAAGCAACAA from the Populus nigra chromosome 1, ddPopNigr1.1, whole genome shotgun sequence genome contains:
- the LOC133681179 gene encoding uncharacterized protein LOC133681179 isoform X2; translation: MSLSKLTKKDCVSDVSDRFFQLPDELIVTILTRTKDAKTLICCLSVCKRLQCLVTKVDTIFLRFSYPGEAGQYLPCWKSHYHILQSTIPALMKVFVNLKALEIKLCLCPSLLPCYYGVSRRRSFKFLLKSVDMNDKMHTRMCTAFDIGSLLSADGEISFPESNMMYIGNGKSSLMLSFFLVILCHRPKTLRSMVILSSESYGSEGKAQYRSEDKEGCRSEGNVFMESEQVARFRALSSTTRVDESWLKDPQNLVCWLENHEENKHQLAEKLWLIHKWEGERCNMNESIVKKSDVEELLRAFDEDIDENNENEDFFRCSNMSTMVSSRACFTP
- the LOC133681179 gene encoding uncharacterized protein LOC133681179 isoform X1, translating into MKMQISSDSSNLGTMEKPLNPIFWKEMSLSKLTKKDCVSDVSDRFFQLPDELIVTILTRTKDAKTLICCLSVCKRLQCLVTKVDTIFLRFSYPGEAGQYLPCWKSHYHILQSTIPALMKVFVNLKALEIKLCLCPSLLPCYYGVSRRRSFKFLLKSVDMNDKMHTRMCTAFDIGSLLSADGEISFPESNMMYIGNGKSSLMLSFFLVILCHRPKTLRSMVILSSESYGSEGKAQYRSEDKEGCRSEGNVFMESEQVARFRALSSTTRVDESWLKDPQNLVCWLENHEENKHQLAEKLWLIHKWEGERCNMNESIVKKSDVEELLRAFDEDIDENNENEDFFRCSNMSTMVSSRACFTP